The sequence accacaacaacccacaattcgctctgacgaagggctaacgctcgaaacgtcagctttctaaatctttcacggtggtaattcaacctttatcaactcgtttgataaaaccaaaatatttgtattttggccaaggcgaggACTTAAAGCTGACCACTgaactgtccgaaaaagtgcaatattcccaccaccagacaatcaaaaacggcttaaatgaagcaatactgcttatgtgaataaaaaaagctttactttcgcgataaaacttTGTGCCTTTCAAATAACCAAGACTTAAttctgtatgaaggtgattcgaatttttaacgcgtAATCAGTAAAATAACCCactttaagagcctgctgaagcgtaaacaagtacggtgaccccattttttttatttcattttttttaatattcatatcataaatgttaactatgccaagtttcaaaaaaaggttgatagtagaacaatttcaaaggaattacctgaagtgcaaaaagttgaacttgaaattaaattgattgacaggaaagtcgcgaaagagaaactcacagatggccaatcaaatcttttgctttcaaatcaagcgcacgccctggattgcgcaattcatggcgcaatttttccctgaatgcgtgatacgcgtgcgtatcgtaaattttttcaaagaccacaaattgcactcgccctacgtgCTCGTGCAAtgtgttagtctttgaaaaaatttactcgtgcttatttattccaaattgcactcgaaatcatttgattacctatacaaatttcgctccaaaattaaggagtaattCGAAATAAATCATTGATATCGAAACTTTACAGTGCAACGATTTGTCCTTGTGGATCCTGAgtgaacagaaaaagaaaatatgatcgcttggggtcaaaaaattgcattttcatTTCTATCCCAATATTGATGCATTACAGACGTTTTCAACCAAGTCCGGCTTCCTTCTTGGAATGGCTTCCTGCCATCCCCTATCCTCTTTCTCCtgtctctccctctctctctcttcccTGATCATTTGTTCCTTTCTTTGCAGTTCTCTCATGAACTTTTCCCGATCTCGCAGCCTGCGTTCAACCAGTGTTGAGGCCACCTCGGCCGTGCGCTGTTCTGAAGCAGCGAGATTGCAATTATGTGACCATTGGTCATCAATCAAAGCCAAATTGCTGTCGCTCCGGACATGTCTTTGTGCGTCACACACTAAATATCCGGGATGAATTCTAGCAGCAAAATCCGAACTGGTCGACCCATAAACAAAACATGAAGCAGGGTAAATTGCGGTATTAATTTGTTGTGGTGACAACCGAAAATCGCGGAAGTTCTGGTCGGGGAAGGAGTGCCATTCCCTGCTAAAATTCTGTTCTCCAGTGAGACTGAGATTTCTGTTCGCAAAGTCGTTTGAGGGCAAAAGGCGATCACTTGTATTTACTCCATCACTCGACATTCCATTCCAAACCGAAGGGAAATGAATTTGTCCAGTGAAACTCGGCAAGGGCGCTGCGGCGTTGTGTGTACTACTGCTATAAGAGCTGTCGGTATAAAAGCTGCCGCCCAAAAAACCTACCCCTGCCCAAGAACCTCCACTTGGGACGTCTAAATAAGCACCACCTAATCTTTCATATAAAGAAGCGCCCATTGCACCAAAATATGATCTCCCGCTGTAAGCCTGTGATGCACTTATCAGGCCTCTGTCATCCGTGTAAAGACTTTGCTGTATGGATCTGTCTTGAGAGTGTCTAGCTAAGTTATCCCAAGCCCCTGATGCACTTGTCGGGCCATCAACAAAGGAAGCGTCCCGCAAGCGCTCAGGACCAACAGAAGATAAGTCTTTGTCATCCGTGTAAAGACAGCTCTGTGTAAGGAACGCTCTGTCTTGAGAGTGTCGAGCTAGGAAATCCTTTGCCAAACCGTCGGACACAGGGCTGGAGATTGGCCACAGTGGCGGATCCATTGGACGTTGCATTTGAGTGCGTTTGGGTCGCGCGCCCTGCCGTTCCCAGTTTGTATCAAAGGAATGGGCTGCATCAGGCTCACGGCATCCCTCTGTTACTTGATCAGGTTCGCTTGGATTGTGTTCCGGCGGAGGTTGATTTTCAGCTTTGGCAGAACAGTCAGGATCGCATTCACTCCTTCCTACAGTTCGTTTATCATGTTCAATTGAATTATGTTGAAGTGACACTTGATCTCCATCTCCTACAATCAGTCCTTCGCGACCTGTCAAAAGGGAGTGGAAAGCAGAGTTACTTGTAGAATTGATCCCTGAATTAGATTCTGCCAACACTGGAGATGCCCTTTGACCAGACCAGCAGCTCGAACTTGATTCTCCATTCTAAAACTCATGAATAATTCACAAGtttgatagccaataaaaaatggctgAATTCACCacgtgcatgagttttgatacccaatgaaaacacaggTGAAAACCACACGTGCTTTGGATCACATATCAGAGCAacgcgtggttttcatctgtcttctcattgttAATGAAGATTTAtggaacaaaataaaacaaattgaacacaaaaacaatactgCAGTTGAATTTATCATCGTAATTAATCACCTACACTGCCAGTTCattggtgaaaaaaatttagTCGCCCATTTGATTTTTGTAGACAGTTGACTTAGGAATGCTCCCTTGCAGCAACTTTGATTCTTCTTCCCCAGTTTTTTGATAACGAAAACGGCTTTCGTTATTCGCTGCAAAAGACTCTGCCATCTTGACttacaacaaacaacaacaaaattcccacatttttattatttttaaaatacataccCTCATGGGAAATTAAAGCACTTAAACAATACCCCTAATTACTAAAGAAGTGTGAATACTTTAAGAAGCCgtatcaaaaactcgtgcgtcATGTTTGACCAGGGTTTCCAGatacctcgaaacaataaaagcactcggcctacggcctccaGCTTTCATATGTTTTTTGGCGTTTGGAAACCCCGGgcaaacactcgcactcgtgaTTGATATATTACTTACATGATTCAATAGAAGTTCCCGGCATATCGTCAACTACTGTTTCATTGTTTCCACTTACCATCAGTCAAATTATCTTCACTGTCTGAAAAATGAGCTTCTTGTGGAATCTCATCTTCGAAGCCCCCAGCGTTCAAACTTGTTTTTATCCCATCTGAAAAGCCAGACGCAGTTGCTGGGAACATCTCAGTTGGTTCCGCCTCGTTGCACGAACCTGACGAGCCGCTTCTTAAACAACTCAGTTGCACGCCGTCAGCGATGTTGAAAACCAATGAATCGGATGATTTACTTCTGCTGCTGCTCAAAATACTCGATGGGCCAGCCTTATCAGCGGAGAAGGAAACATAAGTGTCCTCTTTGTCGTCGATTCTCACACTTTTCAGTGGCAGACCCTCATAATCCTCGGTGTCCCTCGAGACAGGAATCTCTCTTTCATTCTCAGCTGAGATctcaaaagatgaaaatgatGCAAACGAATTGTCCTCTTGATTTCCCGAAATCACTCCACCATCTGCTTCACCACTGAGCGCCGAACTGCTAACGGACACCCCAGAcacaaatttctttttgtcGTCTTCTGCAAACAGTAAATTGAAACTTTTATGTGTTATATACACTTTAAGCTAAGATTGCAGCGGAAATTGTTACGTTTTCTGAGGTAGAAGTACAAGTATTTTGTCACCAAAGATAATGAATAT is a genomic window of Acropora muricata isolate sample 2 chromosome 8, ASM3666990v1, whole genome shotgun sequence containing:
- the LOC136925709 gene encoding uncharacterized protein, with product MEAAAFQNCKCIELHEGVKKLTEEQRECKAEIQQIKDKVDGLLEYFKNLSEKLQILLPTAPTSDERGQYAGSLSCNETSLEGRPMVDGASLKSQPNRNWECQGARPKSTQMPCPVGVDDKKSHNANVNSQSQSSQFGEKEPIPGSFTANVIVAETVDNCLPLCTVSLSTASGAMVVSNSTFRPSAAVPCNISSNVLDTKGNSISSPTEESDAKKESSLLPMSGELISKCTLSRRDYGKANDNSLSASEQGTAKQEEFVREMQRKKQLTREEQERKRQEEGDRKWQEVERHNAANSACNETSPDRRLQVEGASLKRQPEDDKKKFVSGVSVSSSALSGEADGGVISGNQEDNSFASFSSFEISAENEREIPVSRDTEDYEGLPLKSVRIDDKEDTYVSFSADKAGPSSILSSSRSKSSDSLVFNIADGVQLSCLRSGSSGSCNEAEPTEMFPATASGFSDGIKTSLNAGGFEDEIPQEAHFSDSEDNLTDGREGLIVGDGDQVSLQHNSIEHDKRTVGRSECDPDCSAKAENQPPPEHNPSEPDQVTEGCREPDAAHSFDTNWERQGARPKRTQMQRPMDPPLWPISSPVSDGLAKDFLARHSQDRAFLTQSCLYTDDKDLSSVGPERLRDASFVDGPTSASGAWDNLARHSQDRSIQQSLYTDDRGLISASQAYSGRSYFGAMGASLYERLGGAYLDVPSGGSWAGVGFLGGSFYTDSSYSSSTHNAAAPLPSFTGQIHFPSVWNGMSSDGVNTSDRLLPSNDFANRNLSLTGEQNFSREWHSFPDQNFRDFRLSPQQINTAIYPASCFVYGSTSSDFAARIHPGYLVCDAQRHVRSDSNLALIDDQWSHNCNLAASEQRTAEVASTLVERRLRDREKFMRELQRKEQMIREERERERQEKEDRGWQEAIPRRKPDLVENVCNASILG